One segment of Pseudomonas pohangensis DNA contains the following:
- a CDS encoding TauD/TfdA dioxygenase family protein, which produces MRIEQLTCNIGAQLSGINIADAIDDDGLFEEIRSLLVRHKVLFLRDQDITRAEHVAFAERFGQLESHPVAGSHPDYPGLVQIYKDPQSPIDRYENAWHSDASWRDVPPFGCVLRCVECPPVGGDTMWANMAVAYDRLPEHIKQQIEGLRARHSIEASFGAAMPIEKRLALKAQFPDSEHPVVRTHPDTGEKILYVNAFTTHFSNFHTPERVRFGQDANPGAADLLRYLITQAYIPEYQVRWRWQPNSIAIWDNRSTQHYAVMDYPPCHRKMERAGIIGSKPY; this is translated from the coding sequence ATGCGTATTGAACAACTTACCTGCAACATAGGCGCGCAACTGAGCGGCATCAATATCGCCGATGCGATTGATGATGACGGCCTGTTTGAGGAAATCCGCAGTCTGCTGGTCCGGCACAAGGTGCTGTTCCTGCGCGATCAGGACATCACCCGCGCCGAGCACGTGGCCTTCGCCGAGCGCTTTGGCCAGCTGGAATCGCACCCGGTAGCCGGCAGCCATCCGGATTACCCCGGCCTGGTGCAGATCTACAAGGATCCGCAAAGCCCGATCGACCGCTACGAAAACGCCTGGCACTCCGACGCCAGCTGGCGTGACGTGCCACCCTTCGGTTGCGTATTGCGCTGCGTGGAATGCCCGCCGGTCGGCGGCGACACCATGTGGGCCAACATGGCGGTGGCCTATGATCGCCTGCCTGAGCATATCAAGCAGCAGATCGAAGGCCTGCGTGCACGGCACAGCATCGAAGCCAGCTTCGGTGCTGCCATGCCTATCGAAAAGCGTCTGGCGCTCAAGGCACAGTTCCCCGACTCCGAGCACCCGGTGGTGCGTACCCATCCGGATACCGGCGAAAAGATCCTTTATGTCAACGCATTCACCACGCACTTCAGCAACTTCCACACCCCCGAGCGGGTGCGTTTCGGTCAGGACGCCAACCCTGGCGCCGCCGACCTGCTGCGCTACCTGATCACCCAGGCGTACATCCCCGAGTACCAGGTGCGCTGGCGCTGGCAGCCCAACAGCATCGCCATCTGGGACAACCGCAGTACCCAGCATTACGCGGTGATGGATTACCCGCCTTGCCATCGCAAGATGGAGCGCGCCGGCATCATTGGCAGCAAACCCTACTGA
- a CDS encoding BKACE family enzyme, protein MNFLDGSLFPENQDKLVITAAPYGPEWFPSDYPEDIAVTMDEQIQKAVDCYEAGASVLHLHVRELDGKGSKRLSKFNELIAGVRKAVPDMIIQVGGSISFAPPEDGAAAKWLHDDTRHMLADLDPKPDQVTVTVNTTQMNVIEQMDVRDYAGTSMGGETYEAYREMIVPSGPGFIEEHVKRLSAAGIQSAFQFYNINSYESVERLIRRGVYKGPLVCNWVAIGGGMDQPHIYSMANFLRAVPDGTMLTVESTMLNTLPINMMGMAMGLHVRCGIEDNIWSQDRSAKVTTVEQIQQLVRIAKEFGRPVANGKEAREILKIGVFYDTVEETLAANGFAPNPKGGQQGFLRK, encoded by the coding sequence ATGAACTTTCTTGATGGTTCCCTCTTCCCTGAAAACCAGGACAAACTCGTCATCACCGCTGCTCCTTATGGCCCGGAGTGGTTCCCCTCCGACTATCCGGAAGACATTGCGGTAACCATGGATGAGCAAATCCAGAAAGCCGTGGACTGCTACGAAGCCGGCGCCTCGGTACTCCACCTGCACGTCCGCGAACTGGACGGCAAGGGCTCCAAGCGCCTGTCGAAGTTCAACGAACTGATCGCCGGCGTACGCAAGGCAGTACCGGACATGATCATCCAGGTCGGTGGCTCCATTTCCTTCGCCCCGCCGGAAGACGGCGCGGCTGCCAAGTGGCTGCATGACGACACCCGGCACATGCTCGCCGACCTCGATCCCAAGCCCGACCAGGTGACGGTAACGGTCAACACCACGCAGATGAACGTCATCGAGCAGATGGATGTGCGCGACTACGCCGGCACTTCCATGGGTGGCGAAACCTACGAAGCCTACCGCGAGATGATCGTTCCCTCGGGCCCGGGTTTCATCGAAGAGCACGTCAAGCGTCTCTCCGCTGCCGGCATCCAGAGTGCCTTCCAGTTCTACAACATCAACAGCTACGAGTCGGTGGAGCGCCTGATCCGTCGCGGCGTCTACAAGGGCCCGCTGGTGTGCAACTGGGTAGCGATTGGTGGTGGCATGGACCAGCCGCACATCTACAGCATGGCCAACTTCCTGCGTGCCGTTCCCGACGGAACCATGCTGACGGTAGAAAGCACCATGCTCAACACATTGCCGATCAACATGATGGGCATGGCCATGGGTCTGCACGTGCGTTGCGGTATCGAGGACAACATCTGGTCCCAGGATCGTTCAGCCAAGGTGACCACTGTCGAGCAGATCCAGCAACTGGTGCGCATCGCCAAGGAGTTCGGTCGTCCGGTCGCCAACGGCAAGGAAGCCCGCGAGATCCTCAAGATAGGCGTTTTCTACGATACCGTCGAAGAAACTCTGGCTGCCAACGGCTTCGCCCCGAATCCAAAAGGCGGTCAGCAGGGTTTCCTGCGCAAATGA
- a CDS encoding quinone oxidoreductase family protein, whose amino-acid sequence MAKVVRFYETGAPEVLRIEDAEVGQPGPGQVRLRHEAVGLNFADTYFRNGTYPIPLPNGMGVEAAGVVEAIGEGVTNVAVGDKVSYTGFVNTLGAYCTERLIDAAPLIKLPEGIDCATAAAMTMRGLTSAYLMRRIYDFKAGDTLLLHAAAGGVGLIVAQWAKLLGVTVIGTVSSEAKAEVARAHGCTHTINYSHEDVAQRVRELTNGFGVNVVFDSVGKDTFMASLDSLKRRGLMVCVGTASGPIDGFNPQLLAMKGSLYLTRPALADYIADPAEKAALADEIFGHIAAGRIKIEINQRYALEDAVQAHRDLEARKTTGSSIFVI is encoded by the coding sequence ATGGCCAAAGTCGTACGCTTTTATGAAACCGGCGCCCCGGAGGTCCTGCGTATCGAGGACGCCGAAGTCGGCCAGCCCGGCCCAGGCCAGGTACGCCTGCGGCATGAGGCCGTCGGCCTGAACTTTGCCGATACCTATTTCCGCAACGGCACCTATCCGATCCCTTTGCCCAACGGCATGGGTGTGGAAGCTGCCGGCGTGGTCGAGGCCATTGGCGAAGGCGTGACCAATGTTGCCGTCGGTGACAAGGTTTCCTACACCGGTTTCGTCAACACTCTCGGCGCCTACTGCACCGAGCGCCTGATTGATGCTGCACCGCTGATCAAGCTGCCGGAAGGCATCGATTGTGCCACCGCCGCCGCCATGACCATGCGCGGTCTGACCTCGGCCTACCTGATGCGCCGCATCTATGACTTCAAGGCCGGTGACACCCTGCTGCTGCACGCCGCTGCCGGCGGTGTCGGTCTGATCGTTGCGCAATGGGCCAAGCTGCTCGGCGTCACCGTGATCGGTACCGTGTCCAGCGAGGCAAAAGCCGAAGTGGCGCGCGCCCATGGTTGCACCCATACCATCAACTACAGTCACGAAGACGTCGCCCAGCGCGTCCGTGAACTGACCAACGGCTTCGGCGTCAACGTGGTGTTCGACAGTGTCGGCAAGGATACCTTCATGGCCTCACTGGATTCGCTCAAGCGGCGTGGCCTGATGGTCTGTGTGGGTACCGCTTCCGGCCCGATAGACGGCTTCAACCCGCAACTGCTGGCGATGAAAGGCTCGCTGTACCTGACCCGCCCGGCACTGGCTGACTACATCGCCGACCCCGCCGAGAAGGCTGCTCTGGCCGATGAAATCTTCGGTCACATCGCCGCCGGTCGCATCAAGATCGAGATCAACCAGCGCTATGCACTGGAAGACGCCGTACAGGCCCATCGCGACCTCGAAGCTCGTAAAACCACTGGTTCATCCATCTTCGTTATCTGA